From Diospyros lotus cultivar Yz01 chromosome 4, ASM1463336v1, whole genome shotgun sequence, a single genomic window includes:
- the LOC127799054 gene encoding endoglucanase 25-like has translation MPGSNYSMASDADMPTARFVHTISEAGRLLPSSSRWNSIEVDFNLLPQSSTGLDSLPPRFSKSISFNLVITDKKYFKRCVCILASLVFAVILLVLLLHFLPNKHKHRGPSNDLRLALIQALVFFDAQKSGILPKNSSVKFRGDSGLHDGSTSSVQTDLIGGFYDSGNNIKFSFPTAYTVTLLSWTVIEYHQKYADIGELDHVKNIIKWGSDYLLKLFVPANSTSNQATTLYSQVGSTNTGPTINTDINCWQRPEDMNYKRPVLVCGGAASDLAGEIVAALSAASLVFRDDKDYSRKLIDAAEELFETARSVDKKQQGTYTSIDDCGGQARQFYNSSGYKDELVWGGTWLFFATGNNSYLQYATDNFHAAEEEEMPSEKGILYWNNKLTAIAVLLMRLRFFRDLGYPYEAAFVSSSNRTDLLMCSYLSGQNFKTTEGGLILLKPASGAPLQYAMTASFLSKLYSDYLDLLRRSGSNCGTSGFSLAMLRSFSMSQVNYVLGGNPMKISYVVGYGDKYPKQVHHRAASIPWDGQWHSCEEGEKWRLSEEANPNDLLGAMVAGPDQRDIFSDEREKPWFTEPSISSNAGLVAALIALHDPPRQSSDTSGNNLGIDKMGMFQNIHLIP, from the exons ATGCCTGGATCTAACTACTCTATGGCCTCTGATGCAGACATGCCAACTGCAAGATTTGTCCACACAATCAGCGAGGCAGGCCGGCTTCTGCCCTCGTCAAGTCGGTGGAACTCCATCGAGGTCGACTTCAATCTCCTCCCTCAGTCCTCAACCGGCCTTGATTCGCTCCCTCCGCGATTCTCTAAATCCATCAGTTTCAATCTTGTGATCACAGACAAGAAGTACTTCAAACGCTGTGTCTGTATCTTGGCCTCCCTAGTTTTTGCTGTCATCTTGCTTGTTCTACTCTTGCATTTCTTGCCAAACAAACATAAGCACCGCGGCCCTTCAAATGATCTAAGACTGGCATTAATCCAAGCACTCGTGTTCTTTGATGCACAGAAGT CTGGGATTCTCCCGAAGAACAGTTCAGTGAAGTTTCGAGGAGATTCAGGTTTACACGATGGGAGTACGAGCAGTGTACAGACTGATCTCATCGGTGGTTTTTATGATTCAGGCAACAACATAAAATTTAGCTTCCCTACAGCCTATACTGTCACCCTCTTGAGTTGGACAGTGATAGAGTATCATCAGAAATATGCTGACATAGGTGAGCTTGACCATGTCAAGAACATTATCAAATGGGGCAGTGACTACTTGCTAAAGCTCTTTGTTCCTGCAAATTCAACTTCCAATCAAGCCACCACTCTTTATTCAC AGGTTGGAAGTACCAATACAGGGCCTACAATCAACACCGACATAAACTGCTGGCAAAGACCTGAGGATATGAACTATAAAAGGCCTGTTTTGGTTTGTGGTGGGGCAGCTTCAGACCTAGCAGGGGAAATTGTTGCAGCATTATCAGCTGCATCCCTAGTATTTAGAGATGACAAAGATTATTCTAGAAAATTGATCGATGCAGCAGAGGAATTGTTTGAGACTGCAAGAAGTGTAGATAAAAAACAGCAAGGAACGTACACTTCAATTGACGATTGTGGAGGACAAGCCAGGCAGTTTTACAACTCATCTGGCTATAAAGATGAATTGGTTTGGGGAGGCACTTGGTTGTTCTTTGCTACTGGAAACAACAGTTATCTTCAATATGCAACCGACAACTTTCATGCAGCAGAGGAAGAGGAAATGCCTTCTGAGAAAGGCATTCTCTATTGGAACAACAAGCTCACTGCTATTGCt gtTTTGCTAATGAGACTCAGATTTTTCCGCGATCTTGGGTACCCATATGAGGCTGCTTTTGTATCATCATCAAACAGAACTGACTTGCTAATGTGTTCATATCTTTCTGGCCAAAACTTCAAAACAACAGAAG GTGGGTTGATTCTCTTGAAGCCCGCCAGTGGTGCGCCACTTCAGTATGCCATGACAGCATCTTTTCTAAGTAAACTCTACAGCGACTACCTCGATCTTCTCCGAAGATCAGGCAGCAATTGCGGCACCTCTGGTTTCTCCCTGGCCATGCTAAGGAGCTTTTCCATGTCACAG GTGAACTACGTACTGGGGGGCAATCCAATGAAAATAAGCTATGTGGTGGGATATGGAGACAAGTATCCAAAGCAAGTTCATCACAGGGCTGCATCCATACCTTGGGATGGCCAATGGCATTCCTGCGAGGAAGGAGAAAAATGGAGACTATCAGAAGAAGCAAATCCAAATGATCTTCTGGGAGCCATGGTTGCAGGGCCAGATCAGCGCGACATCTTCTCAGATGAAAGAGAAAAGCCGTGGTTCACTGAACCAAGCATATCGAGCAACGCCGGCCTAGTGGCAGCACTAATCGCGCTCCATGATCCTCCTCGCCAATCTTCTGATACTAGCGGCAATAATTTAGGCATAGACAAGATgggtatgtttcaaaatatccaTCTTATTCCTTAA
- the LOC127798792 gene encoding LRR receptor-like serine/threonine-protein kinase RGI2, producing the protein MSSNAITIFLLFLNISLFPAISALNQEGNSLLSWLSTFNSSSSGIFFSSWNAADQNPCKWDYIECNRNGFVSEISISSINLGTTFPSQFLSFGFLTTLVLSHGNLTGEIPSSIGNLSVLTSLDLSFNALTGRIPPEIGKLSELQLLSLSSNYLRGGIPTEIGNCSKLQQLELFDNQLSGRIPAEIGQLWALETFRAGGNQGIHGELPVQISQCTELVFLGLADTGISGQIPHSLGELKKLRTFSVYTANLTGQIPPEIGNCSALEDLFVYENQISGEIPSELSLLQNLKRVLLWQNKLSGNIPGSLGNCSSLTVIDFSINSLTGEIPSTLANLGALEELLLSENKISGEIPSFIGNFSRLRQLELDNNRISGHIPPAIGELKELSLFFAWQNQLNGSIPPELANCKKLQAVDLSHNFLTGSVPESLFNLKNLTQLLLISNKLSGGIPASIGNCTNLTRLRLGSNMLAGEIPSEIGLLQSLSFLELSENQFTGEIPPEIGNCNQLEMVDLHNNKLQGMIPPSFESLVQLNVLDLSTNRISGIIPQNLGKLTSLNKLVFSGNYISGLIPKSLGLCKDLQLLDLSNNRISGSIPDEIGQLQGLDILLNLSWNLLGGPIPEGFSNFSKLANLDLSHNLLTGSLRVLANLDNLASLNVSYNNFSGFLPDTKFFQDLPTTDFLGNPELCINRNDCKVRTNQRSRESSKSLIVLVVLSITATTIILTIGVISLIRAQGSKFGRNDEEDGMEWEITPFQKLNFSVDDIVTKLSDCNIVGKGCSGVVYRVETPLRQVIAVKKLWPMKVGEVPERDLFSAEVTALGSIRHKNIVRLLGCCNKGKTRLLLFDYISNGSLAGLLHEKKMLLDWDARYKIILGAAHGLAYLHHDCIPPIVHRDIKANNILVGSQFEAFLADFGLAKLINSSDYSTGVSNTVAGSYGYIAPEYGYSLRITEKSDVYSFGIVLLEVITGMEPTDHRIPDGSHIVSWVNKELREKHREFTSIVDQQLLQLSGTQIQEMLQVLGVALLCVNPCPEERPTMKDVTAMLKEIKQENEQDFEKPSKRLVNNPKASIHCSSFSRSSEPLIRSPSNIP; encoded by the exons ATGTCAAGCAATGCCATAACTATATTTCTCTTGTTCCTCAATATCTCTCTGTTCCCAGCTATCTCTGCTCTGAACCAAGAAGGTAACTCCCTCCTCTCATGGCTTTCCACCTTCAATTCATCTTCTTCTggcattttcttctcttcatgGAATGCAGCCGACCAGAACCCATGTAAATGGGACTATATCGAATGCAATAGGAATGGCTTTGTTTCGGAAATCAGTATTAGCTCCATCAATCTTGGCACCACCTTCCCCAGTCAGTTCCTCTCTTTTGGCTTCCTCACCACCCTTGTCCTCTCTCACGGGAACCTAACAGGAGAAATTCCATCTTCGATCGGAAACTTGTCGGTCCTGACCAGCTTGGATCTCAGTTTTAATGCTTTAACGGGAAGGATACCACCAGAAATCGGAAAGCTATCTGAATTGCAGCTTCTTTCACTGAGTTCTAATTATTTACGGGGTGGAATTCCAACTGAAATAGGAAACTGCTCTAAGCTTCAACAACTTGAACTATTTGACAACCAGCTATCAGGAAGAATTCCAGCAGAAATAGGTCAATTATGGGCTCTAGAAACCTTTCGTGCTGGTGGAAACCAGGGAATTCATGGAGAACTTCCGGTACAGATATCGCAATGCACAGAACTGGTTTTTCTAGGCCTTGCAGATACTGGAATTTCGGGGCAGATACCACATAGTTTAGGAGAGTTGAAGAAGCTCAGGACTTTCTCAGTATATACAGCAAATCTCACTGGCCAGATTCCACCTGAAATTGGCAATTGCTCAGCCTTGGAGGACCTATTTGTGTATGAAAACCAAATTTCTGGGGAGATTCCCAGTGAACTGAGCTTGCTGCAAAATCTCAAAAGAGTGTTACTGTGGCAAAACAAACTCAGTGGGAACATTCCAGGATCTCTAGGTAACTGTTCAAGCCTGACAGTAATTGATTTCTCGATAAATTCTCTGACAGGTGAGATTCCGTCAACACTTGCAAATTTAGGTGCACTGGAGGAGCTTCTTTTGTCAGAGAACAAGATTTCTGGTGAAATTCCATCATTCATTGGCAACTTTTCCCGCTTGAGGCAACTTGAACTGGATAACAACAGAATCTCTGGGCATATCCCACCTGCTATTGGAGAACTGAAGGAGCTTTCTCTGTTCTTTGCTTGGCAGAATCAACTAAATGGAAGCATACCACCTGAGCTGGCCAACTGCAAGAAACTTCAGGCGGTCGATCTCTCGCACAATTTCCTTACTGGGTCAGTTCCAGAGTCCCTTTTCAACCTCAAGAACTTGACTCAATTGTTGCTGATATCAAACAAGCTTTCAGGAGGAATTCCAGCTTCTATTGGCAATTGTACCAACTTGACACGTCTACGGCTGGGTTCAAACATGTTAGCTGGTGAGATTCCATCAGAAATTGGACTACTACAAAGTTTGAGTTTTCTTGAGTTATCAGAAAATCAGTTTACTGGAGAAATCCCTCCAGAGATTGGTAACTGCAATCAGCTAGAAATGGTTGACTTGCATAATAATAAGCTCCAAGGCATGATTCCTCCCTCCTTTGAATCTCTAGTTCAACTCAATGTTTTAGACCTATCCACGAACAGAATATCAGGCATCATTCCTCAGAATCTTGGCAAGCTCACATCTTTAAACAAACTTGTCTTCAGTGGAAACTACATTTCTGGTTTGATTCCTAAATCACTTGGCCTCTGTAAAGATTTGCAGCTCTTGGATTTGAGCAACAACAGAATCAGTGGTTCAATCCCAGATGAGATTGGTCAGTTGCAAGGATTGGATATCCTATTGAACTTGAGTTGGAATTTGTTAGGAGGACCCATCCCAGAAggcttttcaaatttttcaaagctTGCAAACTTGGATCTTTCTCACAATTTGTTAACAGGAAGCCTAAGAGTACTGGCTAATCTAGACAATCTCGCTTCCCTGAATGTCTCGTACAATAATTTCTCCGGATTTCTTCCTGATACCAAGTTCTTTCAGGATCTCCCCACCACTGATTTCCTGGGTAATCCAGAGCTCTGCATTAACAGAAATGACTGCAAGGTTAGAACAAACCAACGCAGCAGAGAATCGTCTAAAAGTCTTATTGTCTTGGTTGTTCTCAGCATAACTgcaacaacaataattttaacaattggAGTGATTTCACTCATCAGAGCTCAAGGAAGCAAATTTGGAAGGAATGACGAAGAAGATGGTATGGAGTGGGAAATCACCCCATTCCAGAAGCTTAACTTCTCTGTAGATGACATTGTGACAAAGCTTTCAGATTGTAACATTGTAGGAAAGGGTTGCTCAGGAGTGGTTTATCGTGTTGAGACTCCACTACGACAGGTTATTGCAGTAAAGAAGCTATGGCCAATGAAGGTGGGTGAGGTCCCGGAGAGAGACTTATTTTCTGCAGAAGTTACAGCACTGGGATCAATAAGGCACAAAAATATAGTGAGGCTTCTGGGCTGTTGTAACAAAGGGAAAACTAGATTGCTTTTGTTTGATTATATCAGTAATGGGAGTCTAGCAGGACTACTCCATGAGAAGAAGATGCTCTTGGACTGGGATGCAAGGTACAAAATCATACTGGGAGCTGCTCATGGTTTGGCTTATCTTCACCATGATTGCATACCCCCCATTGTTCATCGCGATATAAAAGCCAACAACATTTTGGTGGGATCACAATTTGAAGCTTTCTTAGCAGATTTTGGACTGGCAAAGCTCATCAACTCCTCAGATTATTCCACAGGTGTTTCCAACACAGTGGCAGGTTCTTACGGGTATATAGCTCCCG AATATGGATACAGTTTGAGGATCACAGAGAAAAGTGACGTATATAGCTTTGGCATTGTCCTCCTAGAGGTCATAACAGGGATGGAACCAACTGATCACCGGATTCCAGATGGTTCCCACATTGTTAGTTGGGTTAACAAGGAACTGAGAGAGAAGCATAGAGAATTCACATCAATTGTTGACCAGCAACTACTCCAGCTTTCTGGAACACAGATACAAGAGATGCTTCAAGTGCTTGGGGTGGCTCTACTTTGCGTGAACCCTTGTCCAGAAGAGCGACCCACAATGAAAGATGTCACAGCAATGCTCAAAGAGATCAAGCAGGAAAACGAGCAGGATTTTGAAAAACCAAGCAAGCGATTAGTAAACAACCCAAAAGCATCAATTCACTGTTCTAGTTTCTCCAGATCATCTGAACCATTAATTAGATCACCTTCCAATATTCCATAG